In the Drosophila takahashii strain IR98-3 E-12201 chromosome 3R, DtakHiC1v2, whole genome shotgun sequence genome, one interval contains:
- the Lgr1 gene encoding lutropin-choriogonadotropic hormone receptor isoform X2, with amino-acid sequence MEKHTSLPRKEASESSRKGLKCLSLEFLFRLLFHQLLFTSLCGPHCVYATSAVGEALGASNCHDILHGFDVYPNPTAGALGQSTDSPLTVTLPPSGWKCCCWNASNQMEEVECRCEGDGLNRVPQTLKLPIQRLTIASAGLPRLRYTGLKVYGPTLLDVTFTDCLQLELIQDGAFANLTLLRTIYITNAPKLTFLSKDVFFGISDTVEIIRIINSGLTRVPDLSHLPPHNILQMIDLDNNQITRIDTKSIKVKTAQLILANNDISYVDDSAFFGSKIAKLSLNDNQKLEHMHPNAFDGIIDITELDLSSTSLVGLPSSGLQTIEALYIQNTHTLKTIPSIYNFRNLQRAYLTHSFHCCAFQFPSRHDPQRHAKRMREIEKWREQCKSDSASRKERSTSENGFEMPEDFGSFGSPDEATTDIVPIKFASFDYMADDTLNKGTFHEKITLDPADDMSAELCGNFTFRKPNIECYPMPNDLNPCEDVMGYQWLRISVWIVVALAVVGNVAVLTVILSIRPESTPVPRFLMCHLAFADLCLGVYLLLVASIDAHSMGEYFNYAYDWQYGLGCKVAGFLTVFASHLSVFTLTVITIERWLAITQAMYLNHRIKLRPAALIMLGGWIYSMFMSSLPLFGISNYSSTR; translated from the exons ATGGAAAAGCACACTAGCCTGCCCCGGAAGGAGGCCAGCGAAAGCTCAAGGAAGGGCCTGAAGTGTCTGTCATTGGAGTTCCTATTCCGCCTGCTCTTCCACCAACTGCTATTTACTTCGCTGTGCGGgccacattgcgtatacgccacgAGTGCCGTCGGCGAGGCGCTGGGCGCGAGCAACTGTCACGACATCCTCCACGGATTCGATGTCTACCCCAATCCCACCGCCGGGGCGCTGGGTCAATCGACGGACTCGCCTCTGACCGTGACATTGCCGCCCTCCGGCTGGAAGTGTTGCTGCTGGAATGCAAGTAATCAA ATGGAGGAGGTGGAATGCCGTTGCGAGGGCGACGGACTAAACCGCGTACCGCAAACGCTGAAGCTGCCCATCCAGCGACTAACTATTGCGTCGGCGGGGCTGCCACGCCTACGCTACACAGGGCTGAAGGTCTACGGACCCACATTGTTGGATGT GACCTTCACCGACTGCCTGCAGCTGGAACTGATACAGGATGGCGCTTTCGCTAATTTAACGCTACTGCGCACAAT cTACATCACCAATGCACCCAAGCTAACCTTTCTCTCTAAGGACGTATTTTTTGGCATTTCGGACACTGTGGAAATAAT ACGCATCATAAACAGCGGACTTACCAGAGTTCCGGACCTCAGCCATCTTCCTCCGCATAATATTTTGCAAATGAT AGATCTCGATAATAATCAAATCACTCGAATAGATACTAAATCCATAAAAGTAAAGACTGCCCAATT AATTTTGGCAAACAATGACATAAGCTACGTCGATGACTCGGCTTTCTTTGGCTCCAAGATAGCCAAACT gtcgCTAAACGACAACCAAAAACTCGAACACATGCATCCAAACGCTTTCGATGGCATTATAGATATAACTGAACT CGATCTCTCCAGCACTTCGTTAGTTGGCCTACCCTCAAGTGGTCTTCAGACCATCGAAGCATTGTACATTCAGAATACCCACACTCTGAAAACCATTCCTTCAATTTACAACTTTCGG AATCTACAACGGGCCTACCTGACGCACTCCTTTCACTGCTGCGCCTTCCAGTTCCCATCTCGTCACGATCCTCAGCGACATGCCAAGCGAATGCGGGAGATTGAAAAGTGGCGGGAGCAATGCAAGAGTGATTCGGCTTCCCGAAAGGAGAGATCCACTTCGGAAAATGGCTTCGAAATGCCAGAAGACTTTGGTAGTTTTGGCAGCCCAGATGAAGCGACAACAGATATTGTACCTATCAAATTCGCTTCCTTCGACTACATGGCCGATGACACCTTGAACAAGGGAACTTTTCACGAGAAAATTACACTTGACCCGGCGGATGATATGTCAGCCGAACTGTGCGGAAATTTTACATTCAG AAAACCGAATATTGAGTGCTATCCCATGCCCAATGATCTTAACCCTTGCGAGGATGTTATGGGCTATCAATGGCTTCGTATTTCCGTTTGGATTGTGGTTGCCCTGGCGGTGGTTGGCAACGTGGCTGTGCTGACAGTAATTCTATCGATTAG ACCAGAGTCGACACCAGTGCCACGATTTCTCATGTGCCACCTCGCCTTCGCCGACTTGTGCTTGGGAGTCTATCTGCTGTTGGTGGCCTCCATCGATGCTCATTCCATGGGGGAGTACTTTAACTACGCTTACGACTGGCAGTATG GGCTCGGCTGCAAAGTAGCCGGCTTTCTAACCGTGTTCGCCAGTCATCTGTCTGTGTTCACTTTGACCGTTATCACAATCGAGCGCTGGCTGGCCATCACACAGGCCATGTACCTGAACCATCGCATCAAGTTGCGTCCGGCGGCACTCATCATGCTGGGCGGCTGGATTTACTCCATGTTTATGTCCTC
- the Pxt gene encoding chorion peroxidase, with amino-acid sequence MSRIWFILVLLFVTQLGESQAAVVSVRQNRFNEVPDLQTPAPVASSTESTKKTETVTSGLLKKCLPCSDGVKCVPQIQCPAHVRMESHEKPQICDLPAGKFGYCCETGQNHTAPKLEETSAKERRSGIPTILPTSVLDEARRNFEHLMHGIAQIPVRRGFPAFSHGLVFHSTAKDDLHNFAISNSAIEQVMTTQLFGKKEQVPVDDFITNNVPVKFTETPLAQHCQPPPICRNVRSFYRSLDGTCNNPLPQRSLWGAAGQPMERLLPPAYEDGIWTPRAHSSDGTPLLGARKISRTLLSDVDRPHPKYNLLVMQFGQVVAHDISQTASVRLEDGNLVQCCSAEGNAALSPQESHFACMPIHVEPDDEFFAAFGVRCLNFVRLSLVPSPDCQLSYGKQMSKVTHFLDASPVYGSSDEASRSLRAFRGGRLRMMNDFGRDLLPLTNDKKACPSEEAGKSCFHSGDGRTNQIISLITLQILLAREHNRVAGALSQLNPSASDEWLFQEARRIVVAEMQHITYNEFLPIIIGPQQMKRFRLVPLHQGYAHDYNVNVNPAITNEFSGAAYRMGHSSVDGKFQIRQEHGRIDEVVNIPDVMFNPSRMRKREFYDDMLRTLYSQPMQQVDSSISQGLSRFLFRGDNPFGLDLAAINIQRGRDQGLRSYNDYLELMGAPKLKTFEQFPSEIGQKLSRVYRTPDDIDLWVGGLLEKAVEDGVVGVTFAEIIADQFARFKQGDRYYYEYDNGVNPGAFNPQQLQELRKVTLARLLCDNSDRLTLQAVPLAAFIRADHPGNQMIGCDDPNLPAVNLEAWRT; translated from the exons ATGAGTCgcatttggtttattttggTGCTTTTATTTGTGACCCAATTGGGCGAATCACAGGCGGCGGTAGTTTCCGTGCGCCAAAACCGTTTTAATGAAGTTCCAGATCTGCAGACTCCGGCGCCAGTGGCTAGTTCTACGGAATCCACtaagaaaacagaaacag TTACCAGCGGTCTGCTGAAAAAATGTCTTCCCTGCAGTGACGGTGTGAAATGCGTGCCGCAAATCCAATGTCCCGCCCACGTTCGCATGGAAAGCCACGAAAAGCCGCAGATTTGCGATCTGCCGGCTGGAAAATTCGGCTACTGTTGCGAGACGGGACAGAATCACACGGCCCCAAAATTGGAGGAAACCTCCGCCAAGGAGCGTCGATCCGGAATTCCCACCATCCTGCCAACTTCGGTTTTGGATGAGGCACGTCGCAATTTCGAGCACCTGATGCACGGCATTGCTCAGATTCCTGTGCGCCGAGGTTTTCCGGCCTTTTCCCACGGCCTCGTGTTCCATTCGACGGCCAAGGATGATCTGCACAACTTTGCCATTTCGAACAGTGCCATAGAGCAGGTGATGACCACCCAGTTGTTTGGCAAGAAGGAACAGGTGCCCGTGGACGATTTCATCACCAACAATGTGCCCGTCAAGTTCACGGAGACCCCGTTGGCCCAGCACTGCCAGCCGCCTCCGATTTGCAGGAACGTTCGGTCGTTTTATCGCAGCTTGGATGGCACCTGCAACAATCCCCTGCCACAGCGGTCGCTGTGGGGCGCTGCTGGTCAGCCCATGGAGCGCCTGCTGCCCCCCGCCTATGAGGATGGGATCTGGACACCGCGTGCCCACTCCTCCGACGGCACTCCTCTCCTTGGCGCCCGCAAGATCTCACGCACCCTGCTCTCGGACGTTGATCGTCCACATCCCAAGTACAACCTCCTCGTGATGCAGTTCGGACAGGTCGTG GCCCACGACATTTCACAAACCGCTTCGGTGCGTCTCGAGGATGGAAACCTGGTGCAGTGTTGCTCCGCCGAGGGAAACGCTGCCCTGAGTCCTCAGGAAAGTCACTTCGCCTGTATGCCGATCCACGTGGAACCGGATGATGAGTTTTTCGCAGCTTTTGGAGTGCGTTGCTTGAACTTTGTTAGGTTATCCCTGGTGCCCAGTCCCGATTGCCAACTGAGCTACGGCAAGCAGATGAGCAAGGTGACACACTTTTTGGACGCCTCTCCTGTTTATGGATCGAGTGATGAGGCATCTCGTAGCCTGAGAGCCTTCCGTGGCGGCCGTCTGCGAATGATGAATGACTTTGGGCGGGATCTGCTGCCGCTGACGAACGACAAGAAGGCCTGTCCCAGCGAGGAAGCCGGAAAGTCCTGTTTCCACTCGG GAGATGGACGAACCAATCAAATTATATCTCTGATCACCCTACAAATTCTCCTGGCTCGCGAGCACAATCGTGTGGCGGGCGCATTGAGTCAACTAAATCCTTCAGCCAGCGATGAGTGGCTTTTCCAGGAGGCTCGACGCATTGTCGTTGCCGAGATGCAGCACATCACCTACAACGAGTTCCTGCCCATTATTATTGGGCCGCAGCAGATGAAACGCTTCCGTTTGGTGCCACTGCATCAGGGCTATGCTCACGACTACAATGTCAATGTGAACCCCGCCATAACCAACGAATTTTCGGGCGCTGCCTATCGCATGGGCCATTCCAG TGTCGATGGCAAGTTCCAGATTCGCCAGGAGCACGGCCGCATCGATGAAGTGGTCAATATTCCGGATGTGATGTTTAACCCTTCGCGGATGCGCAAGCGCGAGTTCTACGATGACATGTTGCGCACTCTATACAGCCAACCGATGCAGCAGGTGGACAGCTCAATCAGCCAGGGA CTCAGCCGTTTCCTCTTCCGTGGCGACAATCCATTTGGACTGGACCTGGCTGCCATTAACATTCAACGAGGACGCGACCAAGGACTGCGTAGCTATAATGATTACTTGGAATTGATGGGGGCACCCAAACTTAAAACCTTCGAGCAATTTCCCAGTGAG ATTGGCCAGAAGCTGTCCCGCGTTTATCGCACCCCAGACGACATTGACCTGTGGGTGGGCGGCCTGCTGGAGAAGGCCGTCGAGGATGGAGTGGTGGGAGTGACCTTTGCTGAGATCATAGCCGATCAATTTGCCCGCTTCAAGCAGGGCGATCGCTACTACTACGAGTACGACAATGGGGTTAATCCTGGCGCATTCAACCCTCAGCAGTTGCAGGAGCTGCGCAAGGTGACGCTGGCCCGCTTGCTATGCGACAATTCCGACCGTCTCACTCTTCAAGCGGTGCCATTGGCCGCTTTTATACGAGCTGATCATCCTGG CAACCAAATGATTGGATGTGATGATCCCAACCTGCCTGCTGTTAACTTGGAGGCATGGCGCACTTGa
- the Atg8b gene encoding gamma-aminobutyric acid receptor-associated protein has translation MDMHFQYKKDHTFDKRRNEGDKIRRKYPDRVPVIVEKAPKTRYIELDKKKYLVPADLTVGQFYFLIRKRINLRPDDALFFFVNNVIPPTSATMGALYQEHFDKDYFLYISYSDENVYGRQ, from the coding sequence ATGGATATGCACTTTCAGTACAAGAAGGATCACACGTTCGACAAGCGTCGCAACGAAGGCGATAAGATCCGGCGCAAATATCCGGACCGTGTGCCCGTTATCGTGGAGAAGGCCCCGAAGACGCGCTACATCGAGCTGGACAAGAAGAAGTACCTGGTGCCGGCCGACTTGACGGTGGGCCAGTTCTACTTCCTCATCCGGAAGCGCATCAATCTGCGTCCCGACGACGCCCTCTTCTTCTTCGTTAACAATGTGATTCCTCCGACTTCGGCCACCATGGGAGCCCTGTACCAGGAGCACTTCGACAAGGATTACTTCCTGTACATTTCCTATTCCGATGAGAACGTCTACGGACGTCAATAG
- the LOC108068652 gene encoding UDP-glucosyltransferase 2-like, translating to MRVFYLIACVLCALGSKPLPTDSAKILATFPFPGRSQYIFLETYLRELAARGHQVTVINTFRNAETPNMTFIEAYKAHDHREEMMELLNESFLWQVLNAWDKIVVKFTEIMLDNEGVRKLLESGETFDLVLVEMEQIEALYGLAQHFNATLAGFLSFGTDHRVDEAFGNISPISYSPLVASSRTDRMSFWERLLNHYEYLVEKIHRHLVHLPAMQKMYDRYFPNAKQTFVEVLNIFAMVLIGQHFSLSNPRPYLPTMIEVGGLHINREPKVLPKDIKEFIEGSPQGVIYFSMGSNVKYADLTQETQRTLLETFGKLKQRVLWKFDNDEWPEKPGNVMIRKWFPQADVLAHPNVKIFITHGGQLSTFESVYFGKPILGLPCYFDQHMNVLRATRMGFGLSLDVKNLKQKDLQHAIQTLLSDPSFAKASQEISARYHDQPQSPLERAIWWTEYVIRHKDASHLRAASRDLTFIQLHSLDTLAVLLGLPLLVAVIILKLCRKTLWKHSAQAKKLKER from the exons ATGAGAGTATTTTACTTGATCGCCTGCGTGCTTTGCGCATTGGGCTCGAAACCTTTGCCGACGGATAGTGCAAAAATCTTGGccacttttccttttcctggTCGTTCTCAGTACATTTTTCTGGAGACCTATCTAAGGGAACTGGCCGCCAGAGGGCACCAAGTGACAGTGATCAATACGTTCAGGAATGCGGAAACACCGAATATGACATTTATAGAGGCCTATAAAGCGCACGATCACCGtgaag AAATGATGGAACTGCTGAATGAGAGCTTTCTGTGGCAAGTACTCAACGCTTGGGATAAAATTGTGGTAAAATTCACGGAGATAATGTTGGATAACGAGGGTGTCCGAAAGCTGCTGGAATCTGGAGAAACCTTCGATCTGGTTTTGGTCGAGATGGAGCAAATAGAAGCCTTATATGGGCTGGCCCAGCATTTCAATGCCACCTTGGCTGGTTTCCTCAGTTTCGGAACGGATCACCGGGTCGATGAGGCCTTTGGTAATATTTCACCCATCTCATATAGCCCTTTAGTTGCCTCTTCGCGCACCGATCGAATGTCCTTCTGGGAGCGCTTGTTAAATCACTATGAATACTTGGTGGAAAAGATACATCGCCATCTGGTTCACCTGCCTGCCATGCAGAAAATGTATGACAGGTACTTTCCCAATGCCAAGCAAACCTTCGTCGAGGTTCTAAACATTTTCGCGATGGTTCTGATAGGCCAGCACTTCTCGCTGAGTAATCCGCGACCCTATTTGCCCACCATGATAGAAGTGGGTGGACTGCACATTAACCGTGAGCCAAAAGTCCTGCCCAAGGATATCAAGGAGTTCATTGAGGGTTCGCCCCAGGGAGTTATATACTTCTCCATGGGATCAAATGTAAAGTACGCAGATCTGACACAGGAAACACAGCGAACCCTGCTGGAAACCTTTGGAAAGCTAAAACAGCGAGTGCTGTGGAAATTCGACAACGACGAGTGGCCGGAAAAGCCTGGAAATGTGATGATCAGAAAGTGGTTCCCGCAGGCAGATGTCCTAGCCCATCCGAATGTCAAGATCTTCATCACCCACGGCGGACAACTGAGCACCTTTGAAAGTGTGTATTTCGGCAAACCCATCTTGGGATTGCCTTGCTACTTCGATCAGCACATGAATGTGCTACGGGCCACGAGAATGGGCTTCGGTTTGTCGTTGGATGTGAAAAATCTAAAGCAAAAAGATCTGCAACACGCCATTCAAACTCTGCTAAGCGACCCAAGTTTTGCCAAGGCCTCGCAGGAAATTTCCGCGCGGTATCACGATCAACCGCAGTCACCTCTCGAACGGGCTATCTGGTGGACGGAATATGTAATCAGGCACAAGGACGCTTCACACCTTCGAGCTGCCTCCAGAGATCTCACCTTCATTCAACTCCACAGCCTGGACACCTTGGCTGTGCTTTTGGGACTTCCCCTTTTGGTTGCGGTGATTATCCTTAAATTATGTCGAAAGACTCTGTGGAAACATAGTGCGCAAGCTAAAAAGCTAAAGGAAAGGTAA